A genomic stretch from Cyprinus carpio isolate SPL01 chromosome A12, ASM1834038v1, whole genome shotgun sequence includes:
- the LOC109067727 gene encoding protein FAM13C-like isoform X1, whose protein sequence is MFCFCLQGSLLKLQALEGDTSPSSDTSPEDSPPSLGFKDEIPIPSCNGVGEERSPPDCRLAEGDCSSDLQQIPGPSRLIQHITDDNSPLPSPRCSSLSQSQRFNTDPESAPSPPCAQHLIMARGVVRTEVSGDAMEATSIPNLTKHIQTLKRKIRKFEERFEQEMKYKPSHNDKSANPEIFKLMSELARSRKQLKDLKLRLSFEESQKHENNQSTDVCRYTNGQQETPEQPHKPSLEETVDTVLKRLREKRQALGLPDNMKEMTQRQMALEKITLQKCLLYFESLHGRPGTKQEKNLVKPLYDRYQMVKHLLCSIPTITTIEEEEGSDDDSVRYTPPPMYLTDKRGCGEEEGDSDPAFVSPLDEIKTVRQSVITMSNLHEASRSELLECLRETRAEKKRRRKAIREFEEQFFRQMGRPHKKMTESPWPRSTRSTKVSKPNYAYWKCCSANRKPLRPSEKSSFCLSVSKPMFGPNGVFTFDIIVPL, encoded by the exons ATGTTCTGCTTCTGCCTGCAGGGCTCTTTGCTGAAGCTCCAGGCTCTGGAGGGAGACACCAGCCCTTCTTCAGACACCTCTCCTGAAGACAGTCCACCCAGCCTGGGATTCAAAGATGAAATCCCGATTCCTTCATGCAATGGCGTTGGGGAAGAGCGCAGCCCACCAG attgtAGGCTGGCAGAGGGTGACTGTAGCAGTGATCTCCAGCAGATCCCGGGGCCCAGTCGACTCATCCAGCACATCACAGATGACAACAGCCCCCTGCCCTCCCCACGCTGCTCCAGCCTCAGCCAGAGCCAACGCTTCAACACAGACCCTGAATCTGCCCCATCTCCACCCTGTGCACAGCATCTCATCat GGCTCGTGGAGTTGTTAGAACAGAGGTTTCTGGAGATGCCATGGAAGCTACTTCCATCCCAAACCTCACCAAACACATCCAAACACTCAAGAGGAAAATACGCAAGTTTGAAGAGCGCTTTGAGCAAGAAATGAAGTATAAg CCTTCACATAATGATAAATCAGCCAATCCAGAGATTTTCAAGCTCATGAGTGAACTAGCCAGGTCTCGGAAACAGCTCAAAG ATTTGAAGCTTAGACTGTCATTTGAGGAATCCCAGAAACATGAGAACAACCAGTCCACAGATGTTTGCAGGTACACTAACGGCCAGCAGGAGACGCCAGAGCAGCCGCACAAGCCCTCTCTGGAGGAGACAGTGGACACGGTCCTCAAACGACTACGGGAGAAACGCCAGGCCCTCGGCCTCCCAGACAACATGAAG GAGATGACCCAAAGACAGATGGCCCTGGAGAAGATCACTCTGCAAAAATGTCTGCTGTATTTTGAGAGCTTACATGGGCGCCCT GGCACCAAACAAGAGAAGAACCTGGTGAAACCTCTCTATGATAGATACCAGATGGTCAAACATCTCCTATGTTCGATTCCCACTATTACAACTATA gaagaagaagaaggcTCAGATGATGACTCCGTTCGGTACACACCCCCACCCATGTACCTCACTGATAAGAGAGGCTGTGGGGAGGAGGAGGGAGACAGTGACCCGGCCTTTGTGTCTCCGCTGGATGAGATCAAGACAGTGAGACAATCAGTCATAACCATGTCCAACCTCCACGAGGCCTCCAG GTCTGAGTTGCTGGAGTGTTTACGTGAGACTCGAGCTGAGAAGAAGAGACGACGTAAAGCCATCAGAGAGTTTGAAGAGCAGTTCTTCAGACAGATGGGAAG ACCACACAAAAAGATGACCGAATCCCCATGGCCGAGGAGTACCAGGAGTACAAAAGTCTCAAAGCCAAATTACGCTTACTGGAAGTGTTGCTCAGCAAACAGGAAACCACTTAGACCATCTGAGAAGTCGTCTTTCTGCCTTTCAGTATCGAAGCCGATGTTTGGACCAAATGGTGTTTTTACATTTGACATAATTGTGCCATTATGA
- the LOC109067727 gene encoding protein FAM13C-like isoform X2, giving the protein MFCFCLQGSLLKLQALEGDTSPSSDTSPEDSPPSLGFKDEIPIPSCNGVGEERSPPDCRLAEGDCSSDLQQIPGPSRLIQHITDDNSPLPSPRCSSLSQSQRFNTDPESAPSPPCAQHLIMARGVVRTEVSGDAMEATSIPNLTKHIQTLKRKIRKFEERFEQEMKYKPSHNDKSANPEIFKLMSELARSRKQLKDLKLRLSFEESQKHENNQSTDVCRYTNGQQETPEQPHKPSLEETVDTVLKRLREKRQALGLPDNMKEMTQRQMALEKITLQKCLLYFESLHGRPGTKQEKNLVKPLYDRYQMVKHLLCSIPTITTIEEEEGSDDDSVRYTPPPMYLTDKRGCGEEEGDSDPAFVSPLDEIKTVRQSVITMSNLHEASRSELLECLRETRAEKKRRRKAIREFEEQFFRQMGRTTQKDDRIPMAEEYQEYKSLKAKLRLLEVLLSKQETT; this is encoded by the exons ATGTTCTGCTTCTGCCTGCAGGGCTCTTTGCTGAAGCTCCAGGCTCTGGAGGGAGACACCAGCCCTTCTTCAGACACCTCTCCTGAAGACAGTCCACCCAGCCTGGGATTCAAAGATGAAATCCCGATTCCTTCATGCAATGGCGTTGGGGAAGAGCGCAGCCCACCAG attgtAGGCTGGCAGAGGGTGACTGTAGCAGTGATCTCCAGCAGATCCCGGGGCCCAGTCGACTCATCCAGCACATCACAGATGACAACAGCCCCCTGCCCTCCCCACGCTGCTCCAGCCTCAGCCAGAGCCAACGCTTCAACACAGACCCTGAATCTGCCCCATCTCCACCCTGTGCACAGCATCTCATCat GGCTCGTGGAGTTGTTAGAACAGAGGTTTCTGGAGATGCCATGGAAGCTACTTCCATCCCAAACCTCACCAAACACATCCAAACACTCAAGAGGAAAATACGCAAGTTTGAAGAGCGCTTTGAGCAAGAAATGAAGTATAAg CCTTCACATAATGATAAATCAGCCAATCCAGAGATTTTCAAGCTCATGAGTGAACTAGCCAGGTCTCGGAAACAGCTCAAAG ATTTGAAGCTTAGACTGTCATTTGAGGAATCCCAGAAACATGAGAACAACCAGTCCACAGATGTTTGCAGGTACACTAACGGCCAGCAGGAGACGCCAGAGCAGCCGCACAAGCCCTCTCTGGAGGAGACAGTGGACACGGTCCTCAAACGACTACGGGAGAAACGCCAGGCCCTCGGCCTCCCAGACAACATGAAG GAGATGACCCAAAGACAGATGGCCCTGGAGAAGATCACTCTGCAAAAATGTCTGCTGTATTTTGAGAGCTTACATGGGCGCCCT GGCACCAAACAAGAGAAGAACCTGGTGAAACCTCTCTATGATAGATACCAGATGGTCAAACATCTCCTATGTTCGATTCCCACTATTACAACTATA gaagaagaagaaggcTCAGATGATGACTCCGTTCGGTACACACCCCCACCCATGTACCTCACTGATAAGAGAGGCTGTGGGGAGGAGGAGGGAGACAGTGACCCGGCCTTTGTGTCTCCGCTGGATGAGATCAAGACAGTGAGACAATCAGTCATAACCATGTCCAACCTCCACGAGGCCTCCAG GTCTGAGTTGCTGGAGTGTTTACGTGAGACTCGAGCTGAGAAGAAGAGACGACGTAAAGCCATCAGAGAGTTTGAAGAGCAGTTCTTCAGACAGATGGGAAG g ACCACACAAAAAGATGACCGAATCCCCATGGCCGAGGAGTACCAGGAGTACAAAAGTCTCAAAGCCAAATTACGCTTACTGGAAGTGTTGCTCAGCAAACAGGAAACCACTTAG